In [Clostridium] cellulosi, one genomic interval encodes:
- a CDS encoding hypothetical protein (Family membership): MKYHVSEVARILGITPGALHFLEGKEIIEAKREKMDTAIMMKMIFSDCSLILNITQWEFPSRI, encoded by the coding sequence GTGAAATATCATGTAAGCGAAGTAGCGAGAATTCTTGGGATAACGCCGGGCGCACTTCATTTTCTTGAGGGAAAAGAGATTATTGAAGCAAAAAGAGAAAAAATGGATACCGCTATTATGATGAAAATGATATTTTCAGATTGCTCTCTTATTTTAAATATCACTCAATGGGAATTTCCCTCAAGGATATAG
- a CDS encoding hypothetical protein (Family membership) produces MNDFPDFKSNEIPFAKMPTVAERSIEDELKEKLKPATFGGYSKSSVVQYAKELKDFLEQMRTNLEQQIRELVSEKGNLSQECALLRSQLSDAEKRLANLQRESQEKEQHYTKIIDEMNLKIKNMESDNEALRAENAQIREAEAELQKLRQMLQQKEDEIESLSAQLENSKKINDELKNKIRELENVQQKQDEYNRELEQLKKENMALLNQLKEAEHKNQLLKESTTNEKNAVSEKLGAVLQRNRQLEESLKKIKSEQSNYLIQSEKSYINKLEMVYKALKKEEDDKAALLKRLEEQDKVNARLIDKVKTLTVLVQNSENNPLVNELKSKCSRNEQENRQLKLQIEQLCEKVNVMENEIRNNLSQLEQQKAMFQSLISRFMETQDKLRSVIKEKNDLEVRNLNLVRDVTRLEAKLSAAGNANGFDNHDNMAFTVLKAQANNGDTTTRDSIDIQTDSAEIPSSSLSSQDSDENMAKNLSDPIDIKEARTLNLSQWLEQELKKQGNR; encoded by the coding sequence ATGAACGATTTCCCTGATTTCAAATCGAATGAAATACCTTTTGCGAAAATGCCTACTGTCGCAGAGCGAAGCATTGAAGATGAGCTCAAGGAGAAACTAAAGCCGGCTACATTCGGCGGATACTCCAAAAGCAGCGTCGTCCAATATGCAAAAGAGCTCAAAGATTTCTTGGAGCAGATGCGGACAAATCTAGAACAACAGATCAGAGAGTTAGTATCGGAAAAAGGAAACCTTTCGCAGGAGTGTGCCCTTTTGCGTTCTCAATTGTCCGATGCGGAAAAACGCCTTGCAAATCTTCAGAGAGAGTCCCAGGAAAAAGAACAGCATTACACGAAAATCATAGACGAAATGAATCTCAAGATAAAGAATATGGAAAGCGATAATGAGGCTTTGCGCGCAGAAAATGCCCAGATCAGAGAGGCTGAGGCAGAACTACAAAAGCTGCGTCAAATGCTGCAGCAGAAGGAGGACGAAATAGAAAGCTTGTCAGCACAGTTGGAAAACAGTAAGAAAATCAATGATGAACTTAAGAACAAAATAAGAGAACTTGAGAACGTCCAGCAGAAGCAGGATGAATACAACAGAGAATTGGAACAGCTTAAAAAAGAAAACATGGCTTTGCTAAATCAGCTCAAAGAAGCTGAACACAAAAATCAGCTTCTCAAGGAAAGCACTACCAATGAAAAGAATGCTGTCTCAGAAAAGCTGGGAGCAGTATTGCAGCGCAATAGGCAGCTTGAAGAATCGCTCAAGAAAATTAAGAGCGAACAGTCCAATTATCTTATCCAGTCAGAAAAAAGCTATATTAATAAGCTCGAAATGGTCTATAAGGCCTTGAAAAAAGAAGAGGACGACAAAGCCGCTCTTCTCAAGCGGCTCGAGGAGCAGGACAAGGTCAATGCAAGACTGATAGATAAGGTAAAAACTTTAACCGTCCTTGTTCAGAACAGCGAAAACAATCCTTTAGTAAATGAACTGAAGTCGAAATGCTCCCGCAACGAACAGGAAAACCGGCAACTCAAGCTGCAAATTGAACAGCTTTGTGAAAAGGTCAATGTAATGGAAAACGAGATTAGAAACAACCTCTCTCAACTGGAGCAGCAAAAAGCGATGTTCCAATCCCTTATATCGCGGTTTATGGAAACACAGGATAAGCTGCGCAGTGTTATCAAAGAAAAAAATGACCTGGAAGTTCGCAATTTAAATCTTGTACGCGATGTAACAAGGCTCGAAGCCAAGTTATCGGCCGCGGGAAATGCAAATGGTTTCGATAACCATGACAATATGGCATTTACAGTTCTGAAGGCACAAGCAAATAACGGTGATACTACAACGCGCGATTCTATCGATATTCAAACAGACAGTGCAGAGATACCTTCAAGCAGTTTATCCAGTCAGGATTCGGATGAGAATATGGCAAAAAACCTGTCTGACCCAATTGATATCAAAGAGGCAAGAACCTTGAACCTATCCCAGTGGCTCGAGCAGGAACTAAAGAAACAAGGCAACAGATAA
- a CDS encoding hypothetical protein (Family membership) translates to MIIYQNGEFLFSEVKVANTFWKRFKGLMFKKNMSPNEALLLKNCSCIHTCFMRFPIDVVYLDNDFKVLKTESVKPWRIGSFVKGAKHIIEIKKGEAEKFQLGYPIHLGTAERKG, encoded by the coding sequence ATGATTATCTACCAAAACGGCGAGTTTCTGTTTTCCGAGGTCAAAGTGGCAAACACGTTTTGGAAACGATTTAAGGGACTGATGTTTAAAAAGAATATGTCGCCGAATGAAGCGCTGTTATTAAAAAACTGCAGTTGTATTCATACATGTTTTATGCGCTTCCCTATCGACGTTGTTTATTTGGACAATGATTTCAAGGTCTTAAAGACTGAATCCGTTAAGCCATGGAGAATCGGAAGTTTTGTAAAAGGCGCAAAACATATAATCGAAATAAAAAAGGGCGAAGCCGAAAAATTTCAACTTGGGTACCCGATACATTTAGGTACCGCGGAGAGGAAGGGTTAG
- a CDS encoding type II secretion system F domain-containing protein (High confidence in function and specificity), with protein MKFILPFSSAVLVFCIVVMLLSHTGKRTIRLNKRLESVKELGQKPKDELDAMNLPFNERFLKPMLTRLLGYIGSVLPMSKKSLKRLTDQLSQAGIRMSARNYAAMNVLIILGLTIICGYIGILLKKPPLIVALFALGGFYAGYALRRFSLTSIITKRKNALQSQMPEVLDLLSVSVSAGLGFDQALAYVVSKSEGPLIDELYVAQQEIALGRPRKDALKRFAKRCNIEEIRLFVSAVVQADELGISMQNVLTAQAQMIRTAHKQRVEEAAMKIPIKLLIPLVLFIFPVIFIILLGPAIPTILQTLGGL; from the coding sequence ATGAAATTTATTCTGCCGTTCAGCAGCGCTGTCCTTGTATTTTGCATCGTAGTTATGCTTTTAAGTCATACAGGCAAGCGGACAATCAGGCTAAATAAACGTCTCGAAAGCGTTAAAGAATTAGGACAAAAACCAAAAGACGAATTGGATGCAATGAATCTTCCCTTCAATGAACGCTTTCTTAAGCCTATGCTTACCCGTCTGCTGGGATATATCGGCAGCGTTCTGCCTATGAGCAAAAAGTCGCTGAAAAGGCTGACGGACCAGCTCTCCCAAGCGGGTATACGCATGTCGGCAAGGAACTACGCTGCAATGAACGTGCTTATCATACTCGGGTTAACTATCATTTGCGGATATATTGGAATTTTACTGAAAAAGCCGCCTCTTATTGTAGCTCTGTTTGCACTGGGAGGTTTTTACGCAGGTTATGCATTACGCAGATTCTCGCTGACAAGCATAATTACAAAACGCAAAAACGCTCTTCAGTCACAGATGCCCGAAGTATTAGACCTTCTAAGCGTCAGTGTTTCTGCGGGTCTTGGATTTGATCAGGCCCTTGCCTATGTTGTTAGTAAAAGCGAAGGCCCTCTTATAGATGAACTATATGTCGCTCAGCAGGAAATTGCGCTCGGACGCCCGAGAAAAGATGCACTGAAGCGTTTCGCCAAACGATGCAATATCGAAGAAATTCGGCTGTTTGTAAGCGCAGTGGTTCAAGCGGACGAGTTAGGAATATCAATGCAGAATGTCCTTACCGCTCAGGCACAAATGATCCGTACAGCGCATAAACAGCGGGTTGAAGAAGCCGCTATGAAAATACCAATAAAGTTGCTCATACCACTCGTATTATTCATTTTCCCGGTTATCTTCATTATCCTGTTAGGCCCTGCAATACCAACAATCTTACAAACGCTTGGGGGACTTTAA
- a CDS encoding type II secretion system F domain-containing protein (High confidence in function and specificity), with protein MNILLAISASVLAYCLAVMILGRVFRRSINLNSRLNALKTVGTEEETRIRRRKVKKSKFSFLHVPQKIRADLITAGIKLQPEEYLMMWICASILPALLAFAISGNIFACLIFVVIGAALPPIIVSIAHKKRIEKFNAQLGDALMIISNSLRAGFSFEQAIANIARDLPEPLGYEFMQASRELELGVNLEEVLNKIAEHMQSKDMELLNTAVIIQRQVGGNLAEIIDNISATIRNRIQIKRNVKTLTAQGRTSGKIIGLLPLILLTAISMINPSYMQPLFTTTYGYIMLGISVLLEIVGFLIIRKMVDIKY; from the coding sequence ATGAATATATTATTGGCGATATCCGCTTCTGTTCTGGCTTACTGCTTGGCAGTGATGATTCTCGGCCGTGTATTTAGAAGGAGTATAAATCTAAATTCAAGACTCAATGCCTTGAAAACAGTGGGAACTGAAGAAGAGACGCGTATTCGCCGGAGAAAGGTAAAGAAATCAAAGTTTTCCTTTCTGCACGTTCCGCAAAAGATTAGGGCTGACCTGATCACGGCAGGAATTAAACTGCAGCCGGAAGAGTACCTGATGATGTGGATATGCGCGTCAATACTGCCGGCTCTGCTCGCTTTCGCTATAAGCGGCAACATCTTTGCGTGCCTCATATTCGTAGTGATAGGTGCGGCGTTGCCTCCGATTATCGTTTCTATCGCCCATAAAAAGAGGATTGAAAAGTTTAACGCACAGCTCGGAGACGCTTTGATGATTATTTCCAACAGCCTGCGGGCGGGCTTCTCCTTCGAGCAGGCAATCGCCAATATCGCACGAGACCTGCCTGAGCCGCTGGGCTATGAGTTTATGCAGGCTTCGAGGGAACTTGAACTGGGAGTCAATTTGGAAGAAGTCCTCAACAAGATTGCCGAGCACATGCAAAGCAAGGATATGGAGCTTTTGAATACAGCAGTCATCATCCAAAGACAGGTCGGCGGCAATCTCGCCGAGATTATTGATAATATATCTGCGACAATCCGCAACCGAATTCAAATAAAGAGAAATGTGAAAACCCTTACAGCCCAAGGCAGAACTTCAGGAAAAATTATCGGTTTGCTTCCGTTAATTCTCCTTACCGCAATTTCTATGATTAATCCTTCATATATGCAGCCGCTTTTTACAACTACATATGGCTACATAATGCTCGGGATAAGCGTGCTGCTTGAAATAGTAGGATTCCTTATAATACGCAAAATGGTAGACATTAAGTACTAA
- a CDS encoding type II secretion system protein E (High confidence in function and specificity) yields MSLKERMDRTKFGQNPIFDSPFDNPQTALIDKYADLKEAVHREVIDIYNSRFLESANPDDQPLDMMDVIKESIAKQNVTLTRAEENRIAQEIYDDVVGLGPIEKLVRDPDISEIMVNGPKSVYIERKGKLEAAGVFFKDDEHVLNIINRIVSAVGRRCDEANPMVDARLSDGSRVNAVIPPISVKGPCITIRKFKKTPMQITDLINYNTLSTGMSLFLEACVKGRCNIVVSGGTGSGKTTLLNVLSGYIPESERIITIEDAAELQLMQRHVVTLESRPANIEGKGRITIRDLVRNSLRMRPDRIIVGEVRSGEALDMLQAMNTGHDGSLTTVHANSPRDVISRIETMVLMAGMDLPVKAIREQIASAIDLIVHQARMRDGSRKIVSISEVVGMEGDTVTLQDIFVFRPEGYDSSGRIHGKFEATGIHPHILDKLKNNGVVIRDDWFTR; encoded by the coding sequence TTGTCTCTCAAAGAACGGATGGACAGAACTAAATTTGGTCAAAACCCTATTTTTGATTCTCCGTTTGATAATCCACAGACTGCGCTGATTGATAAATACGCGGATTTAAAAGAGGCTGTTCACCGTGAAGTAATAGATATCTATAATTCACGTTTCCTTGAGTCGGCAAACCCAGATGATCAGCCTCTGGATATGATGGATGTCATAAAGGAAAGCATTGCAAAACAAAATGTCACTCTGACCCGGGCTGAGGAAAACAGGATTGCTCAGGAGATATATGACGATGTCGTCGGATTAGGCCCTATTGAGAAGCTGGTGCGCGATCCGGACATCTCTGAAATTATGGTCAACGGACCTAAAAGTGTCTATATAGAGAGAAAAGGCAAATTGGAAGCAGCAGGCGTCTTTTTCAAAGATGATGAACATGTTCTTAATATCATTAACCGCATCGTCTCCGCTGTCGGACGCCGGTGTGACGAGGCAAATCCAATGGTTGACGCCCGCCTTTCAGACGGTTCCCGTGTCAACGCGGTCATACCGCCGATATCTGTAAAAGGGCCGTGTATAACTATCCGAAAATTCAAAAAAACACCTATGCAAATCACTGACTTGATTAATTATAATACGTTATCAACCGGTATGTCCTTGTTTTTGGAGGCATGTGTAAAGGGCAGATGCAACATCGTAGTCTCCGGTGGTACTGGCAGCGGTAAAACAACGCTCCTTAATGTTCTCTCAGGTTATATACCGGAGAGCGAGCGCATTATAACGATTGAGGACGCCGCTGAACTTCAGCTCATGCAGCGGCATGTAGTCACACTGGAAAGCCGTCCCGCCAACATTGAGGGCAAAGGAAGAATCACCATAAGGGATCTTGTTAGGAACTCACTCCGTATGAGACCGGACAGGATAATCGTTGGCGAGGTCAGGTCGGGTGAGGCTTTGGACATGCTCCAGGCCATGAATACCGGCCACGACGGTTCATTAACCACAGTACACGCCAATTCTCCGCGGGATGTCATTTCCCGTATCGAAACAATGGTATTGATGGCAGGAATGGATCTTCCGGTTAAGGCAATCCGCGAACAGATAGCCTCCGCGATAGATCTGATTGTTCATCAAGCGCGTATGCGTGACGGGAGCCGCAAGATCGTCAGCATATCTGAAGTAGTCGGTATGGAAGGCGATACGGTCACCCTTCAGGATATATTTGTTTTCCGTCCTGAGGGATACGATTCAAGCGGAAGAATTCACGGTAAATTTGAGGCAACGGGTATCCATCCTCATATACTTGACAAATTAAAGAATAACGGGGTAGTTATCCGTGATGATTGGTTTACCAGGTGA
- a CDS encoding response regulator receiver protein (High confidence in function and specificity) codes for MKLRVLIFSSDDTSGYIHSLLSSDQIELVGNVKDENIVLDEISRKHPDIILVVVTDYINKALRTCQQIYLLRPRTIPVVLSDENDPINLRKIMQTGVHYILPLSIDSESLIEQLHGIYSNEMTRIIAMENTAATTWKSKLIVVFGAQGGIGKTALAANLAVKLAQRKRKVMLLDYDLQFGDLNVFMGIDSKDTISDLLQEQSNPNADTIRRFCSLHASGVNLLSNPRSPEFAEGISVMQTERIAASLRSYYDYVIVDTATSFSDINLSCFDAASEILFVTDMDIAALRNSKKALTVLKSLVDDKKIKLIIGKQYPGNISIANVANALEMPIWASIPYDQKTMVDALNQGIPVVLDAPNSKISKAYTMIANQLDQSTEPEKNNSNTKKGLFRK; via the coding sequence ATGAAACTAAGAGTTTTAATTTTCTCAAGCGATGATACAAGCGGATATATACATTCATTGCTCAGCAGTGATCAGATTGAACTTGTAGGCAATGTTAAGGATGAAAATATAGTTCTCGACGAAATCAGCAGAAAGCATCCGGATATTATCCTGGTGGTCGTCACTGATTATATCAATAAAGCGCTGCGCACCTGCCAACAGATTTACCTTTTAAGGCCGAGGACCATTCCGGTTGTTTTAAGCGACGAAAACGACCCAATTAATCTGCGCAAGATCATGCAGACTGGAGTACATTACATACTTCCACTTTCAATAGACAGTGAAAGCCTGATAGAGCAGCTTCACGGTATTTATTCCAATGAAATGACCCGTATTATTGCTATGGAAAATACCGCCGCTACTACATGGAAGTCGAAGCTAATCGTCGTATTTGGGGCGCAAGGCGGTATAGGCAAAACCGCTTTAGCCGCCAATCTTGCGGTTAAGCTTGCCCAAAGAAAAAGGAAAGTAATGCTCCTCGACTATGACCTTCAGTTTGGGGATCTGAATGTGTTTATGGGCATTGATTCAAAAGATACCATTTCGGATTTGCTTCAGGAACAGAGCAATCCGAATGCAGATACCATCAGGAGATTCTGCTCTCTCCATGCTTCTGGCGTCAACCTCTTATCCAACCCCAGAAGCCCTGAGTTTGCTGAAGGCATTTCAGTAATGCAGACAGAAAGGATTGCAGCCTCATTAAGGTCCTATTATGACTATGTAATTGTTGATACTGCCACCTCTTTCAGCGACATTAACCTGTCGTGTTTCGACGCGGCTTCTGAAATCCTGTTTGTCACAGATATGGATATAGCCGCTCTCAGAAACTCAAAAAAAGCTCTGACGGTACTGAAATCTCTGGTCGATGATAAAAAGATAAAGCTGATTATCGGCAAGCAATACCCCGGAAACATAAGCATTGCGAATGTCGCAAACGCATTGGAAATGCCAATATGGGCCAGTATACCTTATGACCAGAAAACCATGGTCGACGCCCTTAATCAAGGTATACCGGTGGTTTTAGATGCTCCGAACAGCAAAATAAGCAAAGCCTATACAATGATTGCAAATCAGCTTGACCAAAGTACCGAACCTGAGAAAAACAACAGCAACACAAAAAAAGGCTTGTTCAGAAAGTAA
- a CDS encoding hypothetical protein (Family membership), producing MKKIQIIAIIAAALTFICVLSIMIPKKSTQKAVENKQTKVVVAVQKINPMTVITKEMLKTKNINAKDIKSDAFSDVSKVVGKIATEEIRSGDQITESNTDNAEDSKYGLAVKIPKGMRAVTLSFENDAQGALDNLLKVGNTVDVIAIYKLSSAENTSISVMRAQMIMQKKQVVAVNNTFNNQENNKTSSSSSSQSENESSDTGGKNITLLVTPQESIDLLLYQQVGKIKLTLRSQTDDETVTVEARTVAVKG from the coding sequence ATGAAAAAAATTCAGATAATAGCCATTATTGCGGCTGCCCTAACCTTCATTTGTGTGCTCTCTATCATGATTCCTAAGAAATCCACACAGAAAGCCGTTGAAAACAAACAAACTAAAGTCGTAGTTGCTGTACAGAAGATAAATCCTATGACTGTAATCACCAAAGAAATGCTGAAAACAAAAAACATAAACGCCAAAGACATCAAAAGCGATGCATTTTCAGATGTTTCAAAGGTTGTCGGGAAGATTGCAACCGAAGAAATCCGATCTGGCGATCAGATAACAGAAAGCAACACTGATAATGCTGAGGATTCGAAATACGGTCTGGCGGTAAAAATTCCAAAAGGCATGCGTGCAGTAACTTTAAGCTTTGAAAACGACGCACAAGGGGCGCTCGACAATCTTTTGAAAGTCGGAAATACAGTTGATGTGATCGCTATCTATAAACTCTCTTCAGCTGAAAATACAAGTATATCAGTAATGCGAGCGCAGATGATCATGCAGAAAAAACAGGTTGTCGCCGTCAATAACACTTTTAACAATCAGGAGAACAACAAAACCAGCAGTAGCTCGAGCAGTCAAAGCGAAAATGAGAGTAGTGACACCGGAGGCAAAAATATCACGCTGCTTGTAACGCCGCAGGAATCAATTGACCTTCTGTTATACCAGCAAGTCGGCAAGATAAAACTAACCCTCAGATCCCAGACGGACGACGAGACAGTAACAGTCGAGGCAAGAACTGTGGCTGTCAAAGGTTAA
- a CDS encoding putative membrane protein (Hypothetical protein) yields the protein MKRYFSEERGNIAVLFAFVFIVLVGMAAMATDIGLLAIKRARLMEIGQIMRDARFEQSQLIWEADDPAQKFDEIVREYGIKNGLRDDQIQTEYTTVENSRTRRECKVVMKFTDTYKCTTLRLFGLNEVPIKVTINGSAYEQNSNGVWSPGR from the coding sequence TTGAAAAGGTATTTTAGCGAAGAACGCGGGAATATCGCAGTACTCTTTGCTTTCGTATTCATCGTTTTGGTTGGTATGGCAGCAATGGCAACAGACATAGGACTCCTCGCGATAAAACGGGCCCGCCTAATGGAAATAGGTCAAATCATGCGTGACGCGAGATTTGAACAGTCTCAGTTGATATGGGAAGCAGACGATCCCGCCCAAAAATTCGACGAAATCGTAAGAGAATACGGTATTAAGAATGGCCTTAGAGATGATCAAATTCAAACAGAATATACTACGGTTGAAAATTCAAGGACACGCCGTGAATGTAAGGTTGTTATGAAATTTACGGATACATATAAATGCACAACCTTAAGGTTATTCGGCCTTAATGAGGTGCCGATAAAAGTCACCATCAACGGTTCAGCTTATGAACAAAACAGTAACGGTGTTTGGAGTCCAGGCCGATAA